A portion of the Kineosporia corallincola genome contains these proteins:
- a CDS encoding adenosine deaminase codes for MERPVSTLPKAHLHLHFTGSMRPATLQEMAAKHRIRLPETLREHHLLRLTPDERGWFRFQRLYDAARACVRDEEDMRRLVLEAAQDDAAEGSRWLEMQVDPTSYAPHVGGLTPALEIVLDAAREASQTTGCQVAIVVAASRMRHPLDARILARLAARYAGEGPGTVVGFGLSNDERRGDTEDFAPAFRIARNAGLASLPHSGELRGPDHVSLTLDTLHPDRLGHGVRAAENQEVLGRLVDAGVALEVCPASNVALGVYPTPAEVPLRSLIDSGARLALGADDPLLFGPRLAAQYETAREVHGLDDAALRHLAASSIEASRAPDDVKKGLLAEVEAWGPEQD; via the coding sequence ATGGAGCGTCCGGTCAGCACTCTTCCCAAAGCCCATCTGCACCTGCACTTCACCGGCTCGATGCGGCCGGCGACCTTGCAGGAGATGGCGGCCAAGCACCGCATCCGGTTGCCGGAGACCCTGCGCGAGCACCATCTGCTGCGGCTCACCCCGGACGAACGGGGCTGGTTCCGCTTCCAGCGGCTGTACGACGCGGCCCGGGCCTGCGTGCGAGACGAGGAAGACATGCGCCGGCTGGTGCTGGAGGCCGCGCAGGACGACGCCGCCGAGGGGTCGCGCTGGCTGGAGATGCAGGTCGACCCCACCTCCTACGCCCCGCACGTCGGCGGGCTGACGCCGGCCCTGGAGATCGTGCTGGACGCGGCCCGGGAGGCGTCGCAGACGACCGGCTGCCAGGTCGCGATCGTGGTGGCGGCCAGCCGTATGCGGCATCCGCTGGACGCCCGCATCCTGGCCCGGCTGGCGGCCCGGTACGCCGGTGAGGGCCCGGGCACGGTGGTCGGCTTCGGGCTGAGCAACGACGAACGCCGCGGCGACACCGAGGACTTCGCCCCGGCCTTCCGCATCGCCCGCAACGCCGGGCTGGCCAGCCTGCCGCACAGCGGCGAGCTCCGCGGCCCCGACCACGTCTCCCTGACGCTGGACACACTGCACCCGGACCGCCTCGGCCACGGGGTGCGCGCGGCGGAGAACCAGGAGGTGCTGGGTCGGCTGGTCGACGCCGGAGTGGCGCTGGAGGTCTGCCCGGCGTCCAACGTGGCACTCGGGGTGTACCCGACCCCGGCCGAGGTTCCGCTGCGGTCCCTGATCGACTCGGGCGCCCGGCTGGCGCTGGGGGCCGACGACCCGTTGCTGTTCGGGCCCCGGCTGGCCGCGCAGTACGAGACGGCACGCGAGGTGCACGGTCTGGACGACGCCGCGCTGCGGCACCTGGCGGCTTCGTCGATCGAGGCGTCCCGGGCGCCCGACGACGTGAAGAAGGGGCTGCTGGCCGAGGTCGAGGCATGGGGGCCGGAACAGGACTGA
- a CDS encoding helix-turn-helix domain-containing protein — MTASGSPLANRLRTLRRHHFPQALTQRQLSQALGLSGALISSWESGAAVPPELLLRSYALFFCSDRSVRGDVVRLLPDDELTTEEQLARETLFQELRGLRQFVPDETDGPEPAGRTGALGCRFLHFPDGQPVTVLCTPLTRRQLGYSEEAAQAGDLLPVVQYMTNQNHPNFIRNLANADVDALIELVGHVRAENPATEISWLTYDRISSADQLTGHLVLLGGVDEHLGAPPAGGSYVLEVLRSRIGSPVRMRWDDDGLEFDGEVQLLLDRDGVPTSDPQDAVQFEAFRPVWVRGSDDPRGRALYRATPQLTSDIAVVQRGPNPFNPGVGVTWFGGMFSRGTYGAVRAFTDPRFRLRNMQWLESNLDPEDFWMLLRVPVVAGTTLTPDLARASTRLRTS; from the coding sequence ATGACCGCGAGCGGCAGCCCTCTGGCCAACCGTTTACGGACCCTGCGGCGGCATCATTTTCCTCAGGCACTGACCCAGCGGCAGCTGTCCCAGGCGCTGGGTCTGTCAGGAGCCCTGATCTCCTCGTGGGAGAGCGGGGCGGCGGTTCCGCCCGAGCTGCTTCTGCGCAGCTACGCGTTGTTCTTCTGCTCGGATCGTTCCGTGCGGGGCGACGTCGTCCGGCTGCTTCCCGACGACGAGCTGACGACGGAGGAGCAACTCGCCCGGGAGACCCTGTTCCAGGAGCTGCGGGGGCTGCGGCAGTTCGTGCCGGACGAGACCGACGGGCCGGAGCCGGCCGGTCGGACCGGTGCTCTCGGCTGCCGGTTCCTGCACTTTCCCGACGGCCAGCCGGTGACGGTGCTCTGCACCCCGCTCACCCGACGGCAGCTGGGGTACAGCGAGGAGGCCGCGCAGGCGGGCGATCTGCTGCCCGTGGTCCAGTACATGACCAACCAGAACCATCCCAACTTCATCCGCAACCTGGCCAACGCCGACGTGGACGCGCTGATCGAGCTGGTCGGTCACGTGCGGGCGGAGAACCCGGCCACGGAGATCAGTTGGCTGACCTACGACCGGATCTCCTCGGCCGATCAGCTCACCGGCCACCTGGTCCTGCTGGGCGGGGTGGACGAGCACCTGGGCGCTCCTCCGGCCGGTGGCTCCTACGTGCTCGAGGTGTTGCGTTCCCGGATCGGGAGCCCGGTGCGGATGCGGTGGGACGACGACGGGCTGGAGTTCGACGGCGAGGTGCAGCTGCTGCTGGACCGGGACGGCGTGCCCACCTCCGACCCGCAGGACGCCGTGCAGTTCGAGGCCTTCCGGCCGGTCTGGGTGCGGGGGAGCGACGACCCGCGGGGACGTGCGCTCTACCGGGCCACGCCCCAGCTCACCTCGGACATCGCCGTCGTTCAGCGGGGCCCCAACCCGTTCAACCCGGGAGTCGGCGTGACCTGGTTCGGTGGCATGTTCAGCCGCGGAACCTACGGCGCGGTGCGGGCTTTCACCGATCCGCGGTTCCGGTTGCGCAACATGCAGTGGCTGGAGAGCAACCTCGACCCCGAGGACTTCTGGATGCTGCTGCGCGTGCCGGTGGTGGCGGGCACCACTCTGACGCCCGACCTGGCCCGGGCGAGCACCCGGCTGCGGACGTCCTGA
- the rpmG gene encoding 50S ribosomal protein L33, translated as MASKTADVRPKITMACVECKERNYITKKNRRNDPDRMELKKFCPRCGNHTAHRETR; from the coding sequence GTGGCCAGCAAGACTGCCGACGTCCGTCCCAAGATCACCATGGCGTGCGTCGAGTGCAAGGAGCGCAACTACATCACCAAGAAGAACCGGCGTAACGACCCGGACCGCATGGAGCTGAAGAAGTTCTGCCCGCGCTGTGGCAACCACACCGCGCACCGCGAAACCCGCTGA
- a CDS encoding helix-turn-helix domain-containing protein, producing MATVPTRLGTRLKELRMKTFGRQVTQRQLSQAMGLSNALISSWESGNAVPPEERLRAYARFFSSNRSIEGSVHLLPEDDLNEDETVAMEGLFEEFKRLRDQGSEEAPPPAPPTPPAPPRASDVGELGGRFLYYSDGQPITILCTPLSRRQLGYEKGEPDLGKLPPAVQYAVNRRHPNFVRNLANGDIDPLVEIVGHLRAENPKAFVQWFTYDNVSSPDQLTGHLILFGGIDDQLSDLPSGNQDTVGDFRDRLKTPVSVVWDNDGVEFDAEFVVTVDDDGVPTIDQNEIKSTEAFRSTFLAGDGGDDRGRQLLHGVPQLTSDVALIQRSINPFNPDTTVTRFGGMFSRGTYGAVRAFTDARFREGNEEWLNRNLDPDDFWMLIRVPVVANTTMTPAISNPGTLLKAS from the coding sequence ATGGCTACGGTGCCGACGAGGTTGGGAACGCGTCTCAAAGAGCTGCGGATGAAAACGTTCGGCAGGCAGGTGACCCAGCGGCAGTTGTCCCAGGCGATGGGCCTGAGCAACGCCCTCATCAGTTCCTGGGAGAGTGGCAACGCCGTCCCGCCGGAAGAGCGCCTGCGCGCCTATGCCCGCTTCTTCAGCAGCAACCGCTCGATCGAGGGCAGCGTGCACCTGCTCCCCGAGGACGACCTGAACGAAGACGAGACCGTGGCGATGGAGGGCCTCTTCGAGGAGTTCAAGCGCCTGCGTGACCAGGGCAGCGAGGAAGCCCCGCCGCCGGCTCCGCCGACCCCGCCCGCCCCGCCCCGGGCCTCCGACGTCGGGGAGCTCGGTGGGCGCTTCCTCTACTACTCCGACGGCCAGCCGATCACGATCCTCTGCACCCCGCTGTCCCGGCGCCAGCTCGGTTACGAGAAGGGCGAGCCGGACCTCGGCAAACTGCCGCCGGCGGTGCAGTACGCCGTGAACCGTCGCCACCCCAACTTTGTACGCAACCTGGCCAACGGCGACATCGACCCCCTGGTCGAGATCGTCGGGCACCTGCGGGCGGAGAACCCGAAGGCGTTCGTGCAGTGGTTCACCTACGACAATGTCAGCAGCCCCGACCAACTCACCGGCCACCTGATTCTCTTCGGCGGCATCGACGACCAGCTCTCCGACCTGCCCAGCGGCAACCAGGACACCGTCGGTGACTTCAGGGACCGGCTGAAGACTCCGGTCAGCGTGGTCTGGGACAACGACGGCGTGGAGTTCGACGCCGAGTTCGTGGTCACCGTCGACGACGACGGCGTCCCGACGATCGATCAGAACGAGATCAAGTCCACCGAGGCCTTCCGGTCCACCTTCCTGGCCGGTGACGGCGGCGACGACCGCGGCCGTCAGCTCCTGCACGGGGTGCCACAGCTCACCTCGGACGTGGCGCTGATCCAGCGCAGCATCAACCCGTTCAACCCGGACACCACAGTCACCCGGTTCGGCGGGATGTTCAGCCGTGGCACCTACGGAGCAGTCCGGGCCTTCACCGACGCCCGGTTCCGCGAGGGCAACGAGGAATGGCTGAACCGCAACCTGGACCCGGACGACTTCTGGATGCTCATCCGCGTTCCAGTGGTGGCCAACACGACCATGACGCCGGCTATCAGCAATCCGGGCACCCTCCTGAAGGCTTCCTAG
- a CDS encoding MaoC/PaaZ C-terminal domain-containing protein, with protein MSVKFDQVSVGDELAAADVTVTRADLIRYAGASGDFNVIHWNERVATSVGLPGVIAHGMYTMALGGRYVSDWAGDAGAVVQYGVRFTNPVPVPDDDNGATVTYSGKVTATDEVARTVTVTLTVLSGGQKVLGKAIAVVRLP; from the coding sequence GTGAGCGTGAAGTTCGACCAGGTCTCCGTCGGCGACGAGCTGGCCGCCGCAGACGTCACCGTCACCCGCGCCGACCTGATCCGGTACGCCGGAGCCAGCGGCGACTTCAACGTCATCCACTGGAACGAGCGGGTCGCCACCTCGGTCGGCCTGCCCGGTGTGATCGCGCACGGCATGTACACGATGGCGCTCGGCGGCCGGTACGTCAGCGACTGGGCGGGTGACGCCGGCGCGGTCGTGCAGTACGGCGTCCGGTTCACCAACCCGGTGCCGGTTCCCGACGACGACAACGGTGCCACCGTCACCTACAGCGGCAAGGTCACGGCCACCGACGAGGTCGCGCGCACCGTCACGGTCACGCTGACCGTACTCAGCGGCGGCCAGAAGGTCCTGGGCAAGGCGATCGCCGTCGTCCGGCTGCCTTGA
- a CDS encoding UDP-N-acetylmuramate dehydrogenase produces MTRLGELTTLRVGGPARRHVVAGSADELVAAVREADAAQEPVLLIGGGSNLVIGDAGFDGTVIQVASRGITVQNVDYCGGAEITVEAGEPWDGVVEKAVTSGWIGVEALSGIPGSTGATPVQNVGAYGQEVSGTIASVRTWDRAEQKIRTLASADCRFGYRDSLFKKERFRGGPRFVVLKVSFQFVVADYSEPVRYAELAARLGVEKGDRVALAEVRSAVLELRAGKGMVLDAADHDTWSAGSFFTNPVLPADQADRLPSEAPRYPAADGLVKTSAAWLIDHAGFAKGFGLPGPASLSTKHTLALTNRGAATTDDVLDVARQVRDGVERAYGVRLVPEPELIGCELS; encoded by the coding sequence ATGACGCGGCTGGGCGAGCTGACGACCCTGCGGGTGGGGGGTCCGGCCCGGCGGCACGTGGTGGCCGGCTCCGCCGACGAGCTGGTGGCCGCCGTGCGCGAGGCCGACGCCGCCCAGGAGCCGGTGCTGCTGATCGGCGGCGGTTCCAACCTGGTGATCGGCGACGCGGGCTTCGACGGAACAGTGATCCAGGTCGCCTCACGGGGCATCACGGTGCAGAACGTGGACTACTGCGGCGGCGCCGAGATCACGGTCGAGGCCGGTGAGCCCTGGGACGGCGTGGTGGAGAAGGCCGTCACCAGCGGCTGGATCGGCGTCGAGGCGCTGTCCGGCATCCCGGGCTCCACCGGTGCGACGCCGGTGCAGAACGTGGGCGCCTACGGCCAGGAGGTGTCGGGCACGATCGCCAGCGTCCGCACCTGGGACCGGGCCGAGCAGAAGATCCGTACCCTGGCCTCCGCGGACTGCCGCTTCGGCTATCGCGACTCGCTGTTCAAGAAGGAGCGGTTCCGGGGCGGACCGCGGTTCGTCGTCCTCAAGGTCTCGTTCCAGTTCGTCGTGGCCGACTACAGCGAACCGGTGCGCTACGCCGAGCTGGCCGCCCGCCTCGGCGTGGAGAAAGGGGACCGGGTCGCACTGGCCGAGGTGCGTTCCGCCGTCCTCGAACTGCGCGCCGGCAAGGGCATGGTGCTCGACGCCGCCGATCACGACACCTGGAGCGCGGGCTCGTTCTTCACCAACCCGGTGCTGCCCGCTGACCAGGCCGACCGGCTGCCGTCGGAGGCCCCGCGCTACCCGGCCGCCGACGGCCTGGTGAAGACCTCGGCCGCCTGGCTGATCGACCACGCCGGCTTCGCCAAGGGGTTCGGCCTGCCCGGCCCGGCGAGCCTCTCGACCAAGCACACCCTGGCCCTGACCAACCGCGGCGCGGCGACCACCGACGACGTGCTCGACGTGGCCCGCCAGGTGCGCGACGGCGTGGAGAGGGCCTACGGCGTGCGGCTGGTGCCAGAACCCGAGCTGATCGGCTGCGAGCTGTCCTGA
- a CDS encoding FAS1-like dehydratase domain-containing protein: protein MGVNPQIAGKTYTGSPVYEVGREKIREFAQAIRSTDPVHTDPEAARALGYPDVVAPPTFAIVIAQRCEGLVMTDPEAGIDYSRLVHGEQKFTHHRPIVAGDRLTSVAHVDDARMMAGNGRVVTRIEITDAAGEPVATAVSMVIIRAEEQA, encoded by the coding sequence ATGGGTGTCAACCCACAGATCGCCGGGAAGACCTACACCGGTTCACCGGTCTACGAGGTCGGCCGGGAGAAGATCCGCGAGTTCGCCCAGGCGATCCGGTCGACCGACCCGGTTCACACCGACCCGGAGGCCGCCCGCGCGCTCGGCTACCCCGACGTCGTGGCCCCGCCCACCTTCGCGATCGTGATCGCCCAGCGCTGCGAGGGTCTGGTGATGACCGACCCGGAGGCCGGCATCGACTACTCCCGCCTGGTGCACGGCGAGCAGAAGTTCACCCACCACCGCCCGATCGTCGCCGGCGACCGGCTCACCTCGGTCGCGCACGTGGACGACGCGCGCATGATGGCGGGCAACGGCCGGGTGGTCACCCGGATCGAGATCACCGACGCCGCGGGCGAACCCGTCGCCACCGCCGTCTCCATGGTGATCATCCGGGCGGAGGAGCAGGCGTGA
- a CDS encoding ATP-binding protein has translation MREPPLLPVPGAPLLAVLARRMEVVYSELAGNALRHARQPVRVTLSSSPDSWLIGVEDSAPELEPAEGGLEPEQIGGRGLAIVLTLASAAGWYVRDATKTVWAEIPDTPSEHLIELLSLRRPGLARG, from the coding sequence GTGCGCGAGCCCCCGTTGCTCCCCGTGCCCGGCGCCCCGCTGCTGGCCGTTCTCGCCCGCCGCATGGAGGTGGTCTACTCCGAGCTGGCCGGCAACGCCCTGCGTCACGCCCGGCAGCCGGTGCGGGTGACGCTGTCGTCCAGCCCGGACTCCTGGCTGATCGGCGTCGAGGACTCCGCCCCCGAACTGGAGCCCGCCGAGGGCGGGCTGGAGCCGGAACAGATCGGCGGCCGAGGGCTGGCCATCGTGCTCACCCTGGCCTCGGCGGCCGGCTGGTATGTGAGGGACGCCACGAAGACCGTCTGGGCGGAGATCCCCGACACCCCCTCGGAACACCTGATCGAGCTGCTGAGTCTGCGCCGGCCCGGGCTGGCGCGCGGCTGA
- a CDS encoding YajQ family cyclic di-GMP-binding protein, producing the protein MASDSSFDVVSKVDRQEVDNALNQAEKEIAQRYDFKGTGASIEWSGEKVLIKANSEERVKAVLDVFQGKLIKRGVSLKVLDSSEPKPSGKEYRMESDIKEGLSQENAKKIGKIIRDEGPKGVKTQITGEEMRVSSKSRDDLQEVISLLKNADLDVAVQFVNYR; encoded by the coding sequence GTGGCCAGCGATTCGTCGTTCGATGTGGTCAGCAAGGTCGACCGGCAGGAGGTCGACAACGCGCTCAACCAGGCGGAGAAGGAGATCGCCCAGCGATACGACTTCAAGGGCACCGGCGCCTCGATCGAGTGGAGCGGGGAGAAGGTGCTGATCAAGGCCAACAGCGAGGAGCGCGTGAAGGCGGTCCTGGACGTGTTCCAGGGCAAGCTGATCAAGCGCGGCGTCTCGCTGAAGGTGCTGGACTCCTCGGAGCCCAAGCCCTCGGGCAAGGAGTACCGGATGGAGTCCGACATCAAGGAGGGCTTGTCCCAGGAGAACGCCAAGAAGATCGGCAAGATCATCCGGGACGAGGGCCCGAAGGGCGTGAAGACCCAGATCACCGGTGAGGAGATGCGGGTCTCCAGCAAGAGCCGTGACGACCTCCAGGAGGTCATCAGCCTGCTCAAGAACGCCGACCTGGACGTCGCCGTCCAGTTCGTGAACTACCGCTGA